Genomic DNA from ANME-2 cluster archaeon:
CCACAATTGCAACAACAGCAAAACTCGGTACTGCCTGGGCCAGGTTTGCAAATTTTATTACGATAGAAGCCAGCCTGGTACTATACAATGAGGCAAATGCCAGTGGAATAGCTATGACGATACTTATGAAAAGAGCTGAATATGTGAGAACAATATGCTCAACAGTAGCATCTGCAATAGTGGAAAATATTACCATGAACCATACCTCACCTTGAGTCTGTTTTCAATAACACCAGCAATTGCATCCAGAATAACTGCAAGCATTCCGGTCCATAATCCTGCAACCAGAATGGTATCCACATCATACAGGTAAATACCCGTCTGCAATGCCGTTCCAAGGCCACCTGCTGCAATTAGGCCACCCAGGGTGATCAAGCCCATAGTAAATACCAGTGCTATCCTGAAACCACCAGCAATGAGTGGAAGTGCCATTGGCATCCTTACCTTGACCAATATCTCTTTTGATGACAGTCCTATTGCCTGTGCGATGTAAATATACTCTTTGTTGACACTTTTCAGACCCACATAGGTATTCCTGGTGATAGGCAGGATAGAATACAGGATCGATGCAACAATAGTAGGTTTTGCCCCTAAACCAAAGAAGGGAAGCAATAGAACCAGAAGTGCAATATCAGGTAGGGTTTCGATAATATTGAGGATATTCAATATCGGATTGGCAATTCTTGGATGCAGAAATACAATGATCCCCACACTGATACCAATGACTGTGGCTGAAAAAAGGGCAATACTGAACATATACAAATGCTCCATTGTACGCATGGTTAACAATTGTGAATCCCATACATCCATTATCTGTACAATGAATTGTTCCATAAATCCAACCTTGCCTATTGATACTATTTATCAAATGAGTTTCAGGAGCACTTTGTCTAAAAAGAAAATTCCACATGGACGGCCTGCTTCTATCACAATTCCTAATGATTCGGCTTGGTCTTTTAATTTCCCCAATGCTGATGCAATATGATCATTTGGTGAAAAAACAGGGATAGCTCTTGCAATATCCCGAAGTGCTACATTATCGTATGTTTGTTGAAGCAGGTCCACCATTGCAACATATCCTATTGGATCAGAGCTATCAAGTACGATAGCTAGTTCCACATTGGTTTTTGCCATCCTATTAACAGCTTGCTGTGCGG
This window encodes:
- a CDS encoding ABC transporter permease, with the translated sequence MEQFIVQIMDVWDSQLLTMRTMEHLYMFSIALFSATVIGISVGIIVFLHPRIANPILNILNIIETLPDIALLVLLLPFFGLGAKPTIVASILYSILPITRNTYVGLKSVNKEYIYIAQAIGLSSKEILVKVRMPMALPLIAGGFRIALVFTMGLITLGGLIAAGGLGTALQTGIYLYDVDTILVAGLWTGMLAVILDAIAGVIENRLKVRYGSW